The following coding sequences are from one Nitrospira sp. CR1.1 window:
- the ispG gene encoding flavodoxin-dependent (E)-4-hydroxy-3-methylbut-2-enyl-diphosphate synthase: MHITRKKTRQIQAGSVKIGGDAPISVQSMCSTDTRDVKATVEQIQQLETAGCELIRVAVPDDEAAAALPKIKAAMTVPLIADIHFDHRLALKAAEVVDCVRINPGNIGAWWKVQEVIKAVNERGIPLRVGVNGGSLERPLLDKYGWPSPEALSESALNAVHALEDEGFTNMKVSLKASDVHHAIDAYYLFSTQSNYPLHIGITEAGTAMTGAVKSAIGLGWLLSQGIGDTLRVSLAADPVEEVKVGFEILKSLELRHRGINVIACPTCGRVEIDVVRMANELEKKLGHIKTPLNVSVLGCVVNGIGEGKEADIGIAGGEGKGILFKKGKLMRKVPMDELMDTLIYEVEQLAKEKEAEASGVTHNGLSDGQAEAGWELMGHTPDEQSTIVRDIPVLPSKP; this comes from the coding sequence ATGCATATCACCAGGAAAAAAACGCGGCAGATTCAGGCGGGATCGGTCAAGATCGGCGGCGATGCGCCGATTTCGGTCCAGTCGATGTGTTCCACCGATACGCGTGACGTGAAGGCGACGGTGGAGCAGATCCAGCAGTTGGAAACCGCCGGCTGCGAACTCATTCGCGTGGCCGTGCCGGACGATGAGGCGGCGGCGGCGCTGCCGAAGATCAAGGCGGCAATGACGGTGCCGTTGATTGCCGACATTCACTTCGATCACCGTCTGGCGCTCAAGGCGGCCGAAGTCGTTGATTGCGTTCGTATCAATCCCGGCAACATCGGGGCCTGGTGGAAAGTGCAGGAAGTGATCAAGGCCGTCAATGAGCGGGGCATTCCTTTGCGCGTGGGCGTGAACGGCGGCTCGCTTGAGCGTCCTTTACTGGATAAGTACGGGTGGCCTTCGCCGGAGGCCCTGTCCGAATCAGCCTTAAACGCCGTGCATGCGCTCGAAGACGAAGGCTTCACCAACATGAAGGTGTCGCTCAAGGCATCAGACGTCCATCACGCGATTGATGCCTACTATCTGTTCTCCACCCAGTCCAACTACCCGCTGCATATCGGCATTACTGAAGCCGGCACCGCCATGACCGGCGCGGTCAAATCCGCGATCGGCCTCGGTTGGTTGCTCTCGCAGGGCATCGGCGACACGCTGCGCGTCTCGCTTGCCGCCGATCCGGTGGAAGAGGTCAAAGTCGGCTTCGAAATCCTGAAGTCGCTGGAGTTGCGGCATCGCGGCATCAATGTCATTGCCTGTCCGACCTGCGGCCGGGTCGAAATCGATGTGGTGCGGATGGCCAACGAGTTGGAAAAGAAATTGGGCCATATCAAGACCCCATTGAATGTCTCCGTCCTGGGTTGCGTCGTCAACGGTATCGGTGAAGGGAAAGAGGCCGACATCGGCATCGCGGGCGGCGAAGGCAAGGGCATTCTCTTCAAGAAGGGCAAGCTGATGCGCAAGGTGCCCATGGACGAACTTATGGATACGCTCATCTACGAAGTCGAGCAACTGGCCAAGGAAAAAGAAGCCGAAGCGTCCGGCGTCACGCACAACGGGTTGTCGGATGGGCAAGCGGAAGCGGGCTGGGAATTGATGGGCCACACGCCGGATGAGCAGTCCACCATCGTTCGTGACATTCCCGTGCTCCCAAGCAAGCCGTAA
- a CDS encoding outer membrane beta-barrel protein translates to MRRWSIGLLFLVLPCIPTVIQAENYVAAGIGMNAPSFDTTDAGKVSLQKDLFYGGKIGHYFNDRGYNWFGLEVDMYRSTPGIKQQSLPTSSNPRLSGPIPGADLQVHSLAFNALVRVTGYQYKVEPYAGLGIGLNVGNISNGTFRPEASFAPSFNVLAGIRYYMTESIAPFIEYKYNFAQFKFDRSNVTADYRANLFMFGIAYHFGR, encoded by the coding sequence ATGCGCCGTTGGTCGATCGGTCTTCTGTTTCTAGTCCTGCCGTGCATTCCCACTGTTATCCAAGCCGAAAATTATGTGGCCGCGGGGATCGGCATGAACGCTCCTAGTTTTGATACCACGGATGCCGGAAAGGTCTCGCTCCAGAAAGATCTGTTCTATGGAGGCAAGATCGGCCACTACTTCAATGACCGTGGGTACAATTGGTTCGGCCTGGAGGTGGACATGTATCGATCCACGCCCGGCATCAAACAACAGTCCCTGCCAACCTCCAGCAATCCACGGCTATCGGGGCCAATCCCGGGGGCTGATCTTCAGGTGCACTCGCTGGCCTTCAATGCACTGGTCCGGGTCACCGGGTATCAGTACAAAGTGGAGCCCTATGCGGGTCTTGGAATCGGCCTCAATGTGGGCAATATTTCCAATGGGACTTTCAGGCCTGAGGCCTCGTTCGCGCCGAGCTTCAATGTCCTCGCCGGCATCCGCTACTACATGACCGAGTCGATTGCCCCCTTTATTGAGTACAAATACAACTTCGCCCAATTCAAGTTCGACCGCAGCAATGTCACCGCTGACTACCGCGCGAACCTCTTTATGTTCGGCATCGCCTACCACTTCGGCCGCTAA
- the dxs gene encoding 1-deoxy-D-xylulose-5-phosphate synthase has product MSLLKNIHSPADLKRLSPEQFPELCQEIREQILAVVSNVGGHLASNLGVVELTVALQYLLDTPKDKIVWDTSNQAYTHKLLTGRREQFHTLRQYGGLSGFCKREESAYDTFNAGHAGTGVSAAFGMVEAREQRGEKHKVVCVVGDGAMTAGMTLEGLHHAGGTNKDFIVVLNDNQMSISRNVGAISAYLNRTFTGEFYARMREETGQLLRKIPHIGAEMQKIARRAEELAKGAILPGLLFEELGFQYAGPIDGHNFEHLLPTLENVLKMKGPVLLHVITKKGLGYQAAMDNPVWFHACPPFVRETGVPAKKAVRPSYTSMAVDALIKVAHQDKRVVAITAAMCEGTGLNAFEKEFPDRIYDVGIAEQHAVTFAAGMAAQGMKPVVALYSTFLQRAYDQVVHDVATQNLPVTFCIDRGGLVAEDGTTHHGAFDFAFLRHVPNMVVAAPKDENELQHMIKTCVSFDGPASVRYARGVSLGVPMDPEPTALPIGKGELLREGTDVAIVAIGVTVWPAMKAAERLAQDGISAAVVNARFAKPLDTELILNTAKNVRCLVTVEEGCKMGGFGSAVLETLSDAGLMLRTKVLGLPDWYIEQGPQDLLRERYGLTADGIYNSVKTLFGAGVVADDAARLASLVGSLPHGDEQGS; this is encoded by the coding sequence ATGTCTCTGCTAAAAAATATCCACAGTCCCGCTGATTTGAAGCGTCTGTCCCCTGAACAGTTTCCGGAACTATGCCAGGAGATTCGTGAGCAAATCCTCGCGGTGGTTTCGAATGTGGGGGGGCATCTGGCCTCCAATCTGGGTGTCGTGGAGTTGACGGTCGCATTGCAATATCTTCTGGATACGCCCAAAGATAAAATCGTCTGGGACACCAGCAATCAGGCCTATACCCACAAGCTCCTCACCGGACGCCGGGAACAGTTCCATACGTTACGGCAATACGGCGGGTTGAGCGGGTTCTGCAAGCGCGAAGAAAGTGCGTACGATACCTTCAATGCCGGACATGCCGGCACCGGCGTCTCAGCCGCCTTCGGAATGGTGGAAGCGCGGGAGCAACGGGGCGAGAAACACAAGGTGGTCTGCGTCGTCGGCGACGGAGCGATGACGGCGGGCATGACTCTGGAAGGGTTGCACCACGCGGGCGGGACGAATAAGGATTTCATCGTCGTCTTGAACGACAATCAAATGTCGATTTCCCGAAACGTCGGAGCCATTTCCGCCTACCTGAACCGGACGTTCACTGGCGAATTCTACGCCCGGATGCGTGAAGAAACCGGCCAGCTTCTGCGGAAGATTCCCCACATTGGCGCCGAAATGCAAAAGATCGCCCGCCGGGCCGAGGAGTTGGCCAAGGGCGCAATTTTGCCAGGACTGTTATTCGAGGAATTAGGCTTTCAGTACGCCGGGCCGATCGACGGACACAATTTCGAGCACCTGCTGCCGACATTGGAAAACGTGCTGAAAATGAAGGGCCCGGTCCTGCTGCACGTGATCACGAAAAAAGGCTTGGGGTATCAGGCGGCGATGGATAACCCCGTCTGGTTCCATGCCTGCCCGCCGTTTGTGCGTGAAACGGGCGTGCCGGCGAAGAAAGCCGTGCGCCCCAGTTACACCAGTATGGCCGTGGATGCCTTGATCAAGGTTGCCCATCAAGACAAGCGCGTGGTCGCCATTACTGCCGCGATGTGTGAGGGCACCGGTCTGAATGCGTTTGAAAAAGAGTTTCCGGATCGGATTTATGACGTGGGTATCGCGGAGCAGCATGCGGTGACCTTCGCGGCCGGTATGGCGGCGCAGGGCATGAAGCCGGTGGTGGCCCTGTACTCCACCTTCTTGCAACGGGCCTACGACCAGGTGGTGCACGATGTGGCCACTCAGAACCTGCCGGTCACCTTCTGCATCGATCGGGGCGGACTCGTGGCCGAAGACGGCACCACTCACCATGGCGCGTTCGATTTTGCGTTCCTGCGCCATGTGCCGAACATGGTCGTGGCCGCGCCCAAGGACGAAAACGAATTGCAGCATATGATCAAGACTTGCGTGAGTTTTGATGGCCCCGCTTCCGTGCGGTACGCGCGGGGCGTGAGCCTCGGGGTGCCGATGGATCCTGAGCCCACTGCATTGCCGATCGGCAAGGGTGAATTGTTGCGGGAGGGGACGGATGTAGCGATCGTGGCGATCGGCGTCACTGTCTGGCCGGCCATGAAGGCTGCCGAACGGTTGGCCCAGGACGGTATTTCCGCCGCCGTGGTCAACGCCCGATTCGCCAAGCCGCTGGATACCGAACTCATCCTCAACACGGCGAAGAATGTGCGTTGCCTAGTCACGGTGGAAGAAGGCTGCAAGATGGGCGGATTCGGTTCCGCCGTCTTGGAAACCTTGTCTGATGCCGGACTGATGTTGCGCACCAAGGTGCTCGGGTTGCCAGATTGGTACATCGAGCAAGGGCCGCAAGATCTGTTGCGCGAACGGTACGGCCTGACAGCCGACGGCATCTACAACAGCGTGAAGACGCTATTCGGCGCCGGCGTGGTGGCGGACGATGCCGCTCGCTTGGCCTCGCTTGTCGGCAGCTTGCCGCACGGCGATGAGCAGGGCAGCTAA
- a CDS encoding DUF4276 family protein: MLSVRLARRTQVTKIAIFVEGQTEQLFAERLIEEIAGRKRVTITKRRAVGGGQSGARKITTLETSNGVNNRYFAVLVDCGADNRVKSDIRDNYDKLVDAGFGFIIGIRDVYPDFSHSEIPKLRSGLNYKLKTVPVQVLFVLGIMEIEAWFMSEYTHFERLNAELTIPRIRTQFGFDPSHDNLELRDRPAEDLKRIYSLANISYDKKKANTSLTLNTLSYETLYLTLPARIPDLKALIEHVDQFLSE; the protein is encoded by the coding sequence ATTTTGTCGGTGAGGCTGGCGAGGCGAACGCAAGTGACTAAGATTGCGATATTCGTCGAAGGGCAAACCGAACAACTCTTCGCCGAACGTTTGATTGAAGAAATAGCAGGGCGGAAGAGGGTGACCATTACCAAGCGGCGTGCTGTCGGAGGCGGACAATCCGGCGCTCGTAAAATTACTACCCTTGAGACTTCAAATGGGGTGAATAATCGTTATTTCGCGGTGCTCGTGGATTGCGGTGCAGATAATCGCGTCAAATCTGACATTCGAGACAATTACGACAAACTGGTAGACGCTGGCTTCGGTTTCATAATTGGGATCCGAGATGTCTACCCGGATTTTTCACATAGCGAAATACCAAAACTTAGGAGTGGCCTCAATTATAAGCTGAAGACAGTACCGGTACAGGTCTTGTTTGTCCTGGGGATAATGGAGATCGAAGCATGGTTTATGTCTGAATACACGCATTTCGAAAGATTGAATGCCGAACTGACTATTCCTAGGATTAGAACGCAGTTTGGTTTCGATCCTAGTCACGACAATCTGGAATTGCGGGACCGACCAGCCGAGGATCTTAAGCGGATATACAGTCTAGCAAATATCTCGTATGATAAGAAAAAAGCAAACACCTCTCTTACCCTTAACACTTTGAGTTATGAGACGCTCTACCTCACCCTTCCAGCGCGGATTCCAGACCTCAAAGCTTTGATTGAGCATGTCGATCAGTTTCTCAGCGAATGA
- a CDS encoding response regulator: MVFMAKQILVVEDDLDIGRLLEMHLTDTAYAVEIAKTGEDGLQCVLSKRYDLIILDVMLPGIDGLEICRQLRSLPTYTPILMLTAKSSEIDRVLGLEVGADDYVTKPFSVRELLARVKALFRRSEAFRDKTQDVQKTIRAKGLFIDVEKRKVTVRGSLRDLTAKEFDLLLQFASHPGRVYTRSQLLDSVWGYGHDGYEHTVNSHINRLRAKIEKDSAKPDFILTVWGVGYKFCELEGSGLKD, encoded by the coding sequence ATGGTTTTCATGGCTAAACAAATTCTTGTCGTAGAAGACGACTTAGATATTGGTCGGCTCTTGGAGATGCACCTGACCGACACCGCATATGCCGTAGAGATCGCCAAAACCGGAGAGGATGGCCTTCAATGTGTGCTCTCGAAGAGATATGACCTTATTATTCTTGACGTGATGCTGCCTGGCATCGACGGGTTAGAGATATGTCGGCAGCTTCGATCGCTCCCCACCTATACACCCATCCTCATGTTGACTGCGAAATCCTCAGAAATAGACAGGGTCCTTGGGCTGGAAGTTGGTGCTGACGACTATGTTACTAAACCATTTAGTGTTCGAGAACTGCTCGCACGTGTAAAGGCCCTCTTCCGCCGTTCTGAAGCATTTAGAGATAAGACGCAGGACGTTCAGAAAACTATCCGCGCAAAGGGCCTCTTCATCGATGTTGAAAAACGGAAGGTCACAGTGAGAGGCAGCTTGAGGGATCTCACGGCCAAAGAGTTCGATTTGCTCCTGCAGTTTGCATCCCATCCAGGCAGAGTTTATACGCGCAGTCAGCTTCTCGATTCGGTCTGGGGCTACGGTCACGACGGCTATGAACACACGGTAAATTCCCATATCAACAGATTGCGCGCCAAGATTGAAAAGGATTCGGCCAAGCCCGACTTTATTCTGACTGTGTGGGGCGTCGGATACAAATTCTGTGAACTAGAAGGATCCGGCTTAAAGGACTGA
- a CDS encoding chlorite dismutase — MHWVVPALLTEKENGLMKRIRQISMVALLLCFLPMLSVVSEAAMDHDKLLKDPGVYATFAVFKMGEHWWQMDHEARVKAASEMKKVFEKHADKLIVDTHLLRGLSERADVLVRIHSKEMVHNQNFLLDLMGTTMGMDMKNTDTFNGITKTLNYVPSFPEELKGELKTPPPQGSPYVIVVPIRKDAEWWISGQDTRTGLMKEHTDATVAYLKTVKRKLYHSSGLDDWDFITYFETSKLDDFNNLVTGLLKVKENRHNRRFGDPLLLGTIRPLDEILDILSR; from the coding sequence ATGCATTGGGTTGTACCAGCCCTTTTAACCGAAAAGGAGAACGGACTTATGAAGAGAATCAGGCAGATTTCGATGGTTGCGCTTCTATTATGCTTCCTTCCCATGTTGTCTGTAGTGAGTGAGGCGGCCATGGATCACGACAAGCTCTTAAAGGATCCTGGTGTCTACGCAACGTTTGCTGTGTTCAAGATGGGGGAGCACTGGTGGCAGATGGATCATGAAGCGCGTGTCAAGGCGGCCTCCGAAATGAAAAAGGTGTTCGAAAAGCACGCCGATAAGTTAATAGTCGATACGCATTTGCTTCGTGGTCTGTCTGAGAGAGCTGATGTACTTGTCAGGATTCACTCGAAAGAGATGGTTCATAATCAGAACTTCTTGTTAGACCTCATGGGGACCACTATGGGGATGGATATGAAAAATACTGACACCTTCAATGGCATCACCAAAACCCTAAATTATGTCCCTAGCTTCCCAGAAGAACTGAAGGGGGAGTTGAAGACACCGCCACCTCAGGGCAGCCCATACGTTATAGTGGTTCCTATACGCAAGGACGCAGAATGGTGGATTTCTGGACAAGACACCCGAACAGGCCTGATGAAGGAACACACGGATGCGACGGTCGCATACTTGAAGACGGTGAAACGGAAGCTCTATCACTCCAGCGGGTTGGATGATTGGGATTTTATTACCTACTTTGAAACATCCAAGCTGGATGATTTCAACAATCTTGTGACTGGATTGCTCAAGGTCAAGGAGAACCGTCATAATAGGCGTTTCGGTGATCCTCTCCTGTTGGGGACCATTCGACCATTGGATGAAATCCTCGATATTCTCAGTCGCTAG
- a CDS encoding AAA family ATPase, giving the protein MKLKSLRYSQHEGRPNTWRVNGLTFDEINLLVGKNASGKTRTLNVINGLAGLLSQDSPLKYISGDYEVVFEDGHKLLTYSLKYSDQIVTSEEFAIDGKKFLERGAEGIGKIYAVKENKWIEFQTPPNRLASAARRDSIQHPYFESLFQWGNDLRFFAFGTSMGKDHLALIVKEGAPISFNPKDPNQVAGVYRRGYTKLGQPFKQNIIKDMATVGYEIEDVGLAPPLSIQVAPEIQIQGEMVALYVKERTLLPMIYQHEMSQGMFRVLSMIIHLNYAVMDSRPSCILVDDIGEGLDFDRSCQLIKLLIEKATHTSVQLIMATNDRFIMNAVPLESWSLLRREGGDCRVYNYRNSKKIFDDFKFTGLNNFDFLAVDFVGEAGEANASD; this is encoded by the coding sequence ATGAAGCTTAAATCTCTGCGTTACTCCCAGCATGAGGGGAGGCCAAACACCTGGAGGGTTAATGGTCTCACCTTTGACGAGATAAATTTATTAGTAGGAAAGAACGCTAGTGGAAAGACTAGAACTCTTAACGTGATCAATGGCCTAGCCGGTCTTCTATCTCAAGATAGCCCACTAAAATATATTTCGGGTGATTACGAGGTTGTTTTCGAAGATGGCCATAAATTATTGACCTATTCACTGAAATATTCAGACCAAATTGTGACAAGTGAGGAATTTGCTATTGACGGGAAAAAGTTTCTAGAACGAGGGGCCGAGGGTATAGGTAAAATTTATGCTGTAAAAGAAAATAAGTGGATTGAGTTTCAGACTCCTCCCAATCGGTTAGCTTCCGCGGCTCGAAGGGATTCAATTCAACATCCGTATTTTGAGAGTCTGTTTCAGTGGGGGAATGACTTGAGATTTTTTGCCTTTGGAACATCCATGGGGAAGGATCACTTAGCGCTGATCGTGAAGGAAGGAGCCCCAATCAGTTTCAACCCCAAGGATCCCAATCAGGTAGCAGGAGTCTATAGGAGAGGGTATACGAAACTTGGCCAGCCATTTAAACAAAACATTATTAAAGACATGGCGACCGTTGGTTACGAGATCGAGGACGTTGGGTTGGCGCCACCACTATCTATTCAGGTAGCTCCGGAAATACAAATCCAGGGGGAGATGGTGGCATTGTACGTAAAGGAGCGAACTCTCCTACCAATGATTTATCAGCACGAAATGTCCCAAGGTATGTTTAGGGTTCTGTCTATGATCATTCATCTGAATTATGCAGTTATGGATAGCCGCCCAAGTTGTATTCTCGTGGATGATATTGGGGAAGGATTGGATTTCGATAGATCCTGCCAGCTAATTAAATTGTTGATTGAAAAGGCTACCCACACTTCCGTTCAACTCATTATGGCGACAAATGACCGTTTTATAATGAATGCAGTGCCTTTAGAGTCTTGGTCGCTTCTACGTCGAGAAGGGGGGGATTGCAGAGTCTATAATTATCGAAACTCAAAGAAAATATTTGATGATTTTAAGTTCACCGGGCTGAACAATTTTGATTTTCTTGCTGTAGATTTTGTCGGTGAGGCTGGCGAGGCGAACGCAAGTGACTAA
- a CDS encoding HAMP domain-containing protein: MSRSLYGKLALVLLFLFCAVGVLYTLLMVFTTRMYQQEVNQKLNRALARNIVTDQLLSSQGEVSPYALKELFHLLMVINPSIEMYLLDENGGIVNFSAPTEKVKRSAVSLEPIHRFLTEADAFPILGDDPRDATRQKVFSVSAIPLHGQPTGYLYIVLGGEEYDSVADMLNRSYIFRLSLWAALTGLLFALLGGLFLFNMLTRRLTKLASTMETFAKSDFSEALVLHPQDFIPERNSDEIDRLRSTFNGMVERILQQVATLKQTDILRRELVANVSHDLRTPLASLHGYLETLLMKEGTLTREEYRTFLDVALKQSQRLRELVGELFELARLDSREARIQCEQFSLAELVQDVCQKFQLTVANRGIALKSSFTDDLPFVEADIGLIERALENIINNATRYTPSGGTIAISLSHESGSVMIRISDTGCGIADHDLPYIFDRFYRANRQNQPGGAGLGLAITKRILELHGSTIRAESTPNIGTIISFELPTVHF; this comes from the coding sequence ATGTCGCGGTCACTTTACGGCAAACTCGCCCTTGTGTTGCTCTTCCTGTTTTGTGCGGTTGGGGTTCTATACACCCTCCTAATGGTCTTCACGACGCGCATGTATCAGCAAGAAGTGAATCAGAAGCTGAACCGTGCTCTGGCCAGAAACATTGTTACTGACCAGTTACTAAGCAGCCAAGGAGAGGTGAGTCCGTACGCTCTGAAAGAACTGTTTCACCTACTTATGGTTATCAATCCGAGCATTGAGATGTACTTGCTTGATGAGAATGGGGGCATAGTCAACTTCTCCGCTCCCACTGAGAAGGTCAAGCGCTCGGCTGTCTCGTTAGAACCAATACATCGTTTTCTCACCGAGGCGGACGCATTTCCTATTCTTGGTGACGATCCCCGTGATGCGACTCGACAGAAGGTCTTTTCTGTTTCAGCCATACCCTTACACGGACAACCAACAGGATATCTGTACATTGTTCTTGGCGGAGAGGAGTATGACTCCGTCGCCGATATGCTGAATCGGAGCTATATCTTCCGGCTGAGTCTCTGGGCAGCACTTACCGGCTTACTGTTCGCTCTTTTGGGCGGCCTCTTTCTATTCAACATGCTCACCAGAAGGCTAACCAAACTAGCATCGACGATGGAAACGTTCGCAAAGAGCGATTTTTCAGAGGCGCTCGTGCTGCATCCTCAGGATTTTATTCCTGAGCGGAATAGTGATGAAATTGATCGGCTCCGGTCCACATTCAATGGGATGGTAGAACGAATTCTTCAGCAAGTGGCCACTTTGAAGCAGACGGACATCCTTCGGCGTGAGTTGGTGGCCAATGTGTCCCATGATTTGCGTACCCCCCTGGCATCCTTGCATGGGTATCTGGAAACGTTACTGATGAAAGAAGGGACGCTTACACGAGAGGAATACCGGACGTTTCTCGACGTTGCCCTCAAGCAAAGCCAACGGCTTAGGGAGCTTGTGGGGGAACTCTTTGAATTGGCTCGCTTAGATTCGCGTGAAGCTCGCATTCAATGCGAACAATTTTCGTTAGCCGAGCTTGTCCAGGATGTGTGTCAAAAGTTTCAACTCACCGTCGCAAATAGGGGGATAGCCTTAAAGAGCAGTTTTACAGATGATCTGCCATTTGTGGAGGCTGATATCGGCCTCATCGAGCGGGCGCTAGAAAACATAATCAATAATGCTACTCGCTATACACCGAGCGGAGGGACCATTGCGATTTCGTTAAGCCACGAATCCGGCTCGGTTATGATACGAATTTCTGATACTGGCTGTGGTATCGCTGATCACGACTTGCCTTATATTTTTGATCGTTTTTATAGGGCGAATCGACAAAATCAGCCTGGAGGAGCTGGGCTCGGGCTGGCCATTACTAAGCGAATTCTAGAGCTACATGGAAGTACAATTCGAGCGGAGAGTACACCAAACATCGGAACCATCATCAGCTTTGAACTGCCCACCGTGCACTTCTAG
- a CDS encoding DUF3187 family protein has translation MRQIVYLCCLLALSCSLPLPAGAEGFGPFPVRNFQALDQLVLAMPGERAAVLRKGDFDIRLEAANTASIARDQSEQADVTMKFETVRAGLFLRYGLTDRLEIGAEVPGYHRYRGFMEEPILGVERGTTGISPARKALRETAYAFNVTNGGRTLFQGAKGATGLGDISFYGKYQLLKETSTLPALSFRVGVKAPTGDTEQIFGSGHPDAGIGLALDKTFATGWIVYANLNGVFPTGQIAGLALQPVISGLVAVEYLWTDNFSITAQFDYYSPPFHGTGTRVLDKGVTESVIGVSYRILPGLLWQVYGVENLDFITGSAADFTLSTVFTYRFRS, from the coding sequence ATGCGGCAGATCGTCTATTTGTGTTGCCTCCTCGCGCTTTCGTGCAGCCTGCCGCTCCCGGCTGGCGCGGAAGGGTTTGGTCCCTTTCCCGTCAGAAACTTCCAGGCACTGGATCAATTGGTGCTGGCGATGCCCGGCGAGCGGGCGGCCGTGCTGCGCAAGGGCGATTTCGACATCCGTCTCGAAGCGGCCAATACCGCCTCGATCGCCCGTGACCAGAGCGAGCAGGCCGACGTGACCATGAAGTTTGAGACCGTCCGGGCCGGGTTGTTCTTGCGGTATGGTCTGACCGACCGGCTGGAAATCGGGGCGGAAGTGCCGGGCTATCACCGGTATCGCGGGTTCATGGAGGAGCCGATCCTCGGGGTAGAGCGGGGGACGACCGGGATTTCTCCGGCCCGCAAAGCACTGAGGGAAACGGCCTACGCCTTCAATGTGACCAACGGCGGCCGGACCCTGTTTCAGGGCGCCAAGGGCGCAACGGGGCTGGGCGATATTTCGTTCTACGGGAAATATCAACTGCTGAAAGAAACCTCGACGCTTCCGGCCCTGTCGTTTCGCGTGGGGGTCAAAGCTCCGACCGGAGATACGGAACAGATCTTCGGCAGCGGACATCCGGATGCGGGCATCGGTCTCGCGCTGGATAAGACCTTCGCGACCGGGTGGATCGTCTATGCCAACTTAAACGGGGTGTTTCCTACAGGACAGATCGCCGGGCTCGCCCTTCAGCCGGTCATCAGCGGGTTGGTGGCCGTGGAATATCTCTGGACGGACAATTTTTCCATCACCGCGCAGTTCGATTACTACTCACCGCCTTTTCACGGCACCGGAACCAGGGTGCTGGACAAGGGTGTGACCGAATCGGTGATCGGCGTCAGTTATCGGATTCTGCCCGGTCTGCTCTGGCAGGTGTACGGAGTCGAAAATTTGGATTTCATCACCGGGAGTGCGGCTGATTTTACCCTCTCAACCGTCTTCACCTACCGGTTCCGGTCGTAA
- a CDS encoding helix-turn-helix domain-containing protein, protein MVMRVKTRYASRIQGITLMIRSLPRRCPMVPSTKLITIREAAERLGLKESTIRKYILKRQIAYVKPSVRAVRIPIEELERILAAGLRPAIPQAEAAR, encoded by the coding sequence ATGGTAATGCGTGTCAAGACACGTTATGCATCACGTATACAAGGCATAACACTAATGATTCGCTCATTACCAAGGAGGTGCCCGATGGTCCCGAGTACAAAATTGATCACCATTCGAGAAGCGGCCGAACGCTTAGGACTCAAAGAAAGCACGATCAGGAAATACATCCTGAAACGGCAGATTGCCTATGTGAAGCCGTCCGTGCGTGCCGTGCGGATTCCCATTGAGGAATTGGAACGGATTCTCGCTGCCGGCCTGAGGCCGGCCATTCCTCAAGCGGAGGCTGCCCGATGA